In a genomic window of Polycladomyces abyssicola:
- a CDS encoding DUF4395 domain-containing protein has protein sequence MSGIPLPFVRTNQWMIVFTVLAALLFSQPWILVIPLLVGIISLSTGKNPAFWLASPFLSKPLDQYPAEDPDQQRFNQWISVICLAVSLIAFTLGWTTVGTVFAVMVALAAFIAILGFCIGCFIRYQYLQWKHRRQKG, from the coding sequence ATGTCCGGCATCCCACTCCCTTTTGTCCGTACCAATCAATGGATGATCGTGTTTACAGTGTTGGCTGCTCTGTTGTTCTCTCAACCCTGGATCTTGGTCATTCCGCTCTTGGTGGGGATCATTAGCTTGTCAACCGGAAAAAACCCCGCATTTTGGCTGGCGAGTCCGTTTCTGTCCAAGCCACTTGACCAATATCCGGCGGAAGACCCCGATCAACAGCGGTTTAACCAATGGATTTCCGTTATCTGTCTGGCGGTGAGCTTGATCGCATTTACACTCGGTTGGACGACAGTGGGCACCGTCTTTGCCGTGATGGTCGCCTTGGCCGCTTTCATCGCCATTCTCGGGTTCTGTATCGGTTGCTTTATCCGATATCAGTATTTGCAGTGGAAGCATCGCCGTCAAAAAGGCTGA
- a CDS encoding MDR family MFS transporter has translation MNRHQRNMITAALMVAMFLAAVEVTIINAAMPTVVTALGGISLYSWVFSAFMLANTTTVPIYGKLADLYGRKRVFIVAVLLFVLGSTLCGLSQSMTQLVLFRALQGLGAGGVLPVAMTIIGDIFPFEARARVQGWFSSVWGVAAVIGPFVGGWTVEHFSWRWLFWFNLPVGLLVIGIIAVYLPNRKDGERPHVDVVGAGLMTISVFGLLYATLLIGEKGWRNPLPWGCMAISAVLLMILIQWERRVKDPFIPIRLLQNRIIASSNLTAFLTGMGMFGAISFVPLFVQGVLDESPTLAGLAITPQVLGWTLGSIAAGRWILKSGYRPVVLTGVSLIVAAALIFVGMGQNTAYGWVLATMCALGLGLGLSMTTYILAIQNAVSMQDRGAATSSQMFSRSMGGAFGVTILGAVMTFQLKRAVETSIQAHQGEWSPETIDKLRHMQGITSPESLAQLPAWLNAEMGRWLAHSLHAVFLTATVFSLLALIVAAVWIPKGSAQSMAFPEETTP, from the coding sequence ATGAATCGGCACCAACGCAATATGATCACGGCGGCATTGATGGTCGCCATGTTTCTCGCAGCAGTGGAAGTGACGATTATCAATGCGGCAATGCCCACCGTTGTGACGGCATTGGGTGGAATTTCCCTGTACAGCTGGGTGTTTTCCGCATTCATGTTGGCCAATACGACGACAGTTCCCATTTACGGCAAATTGGCTGATCTCTACGGACGAAAACGTGTCTTCATCGTGGCTGTACTGTTGTTCGTCTTAGGTTCGACGTTGTGTGGACTGTCCCAATCCATGACACAACTCGTCTTGTTCCGTGCGTTGCAAGGGCTGGGAGCTGGCGGCGTTTTGCCTGTAGCGATGACGATCATCGGGGATATCTTCCCGTTTGAAGCGCGTGCCCGTGTGCAAGGATGGTTTTCCTCAGTATGGGGGGTCGCCGCCGTTATCGGTCCGTTCGTCGGCGGATGGACAGTGGAACATTTCTCTTGGCGCTGGTTATTCTGGTTTAACTTGCCGGTCGGATTGCTGGTGATCGGCATCATTGCCGTCTACCTGCCCAACCGTAAAGACGGAGAACGTCCGCATGTCGATGTGGTCGGAGCGGGACTGATGACCATATCCGTGTTTGGTTTATTATACGCCACTTTGCTCATTGGTGAAAAAGGCTGGCGAAACCCTTTGCCGTGGGGATGTATGGCGATCTCGGCCGTATTGCTGATGATCCTCATCCAGTGGGAACGTCGGGTAAAGGACCCGTTCATTCCCATCCGCCTGTTGCAGAACCGGATCATCGCTTCCAGCAATTTGACCGCATTTCTCACAGGAATGGGCATGTTCGGAGCGATTTCCTTCGTTCCCCTTTTTGTGCAGGGGGTGTTGGACGAAAGCCCGACATTGGCCGGATTGGCCATCACGCCGCAAGTGTTGGGATGGACGTTGGGCTCGATCGCGGCAGGCCGCTGGATACTGAAAAGCGGCTACCGTCCCGTCGTATTGACCGGTGTAAGCTTGATTGTCGCCGCAGCGCTGATATTCGTCGGCATGGGACAGAACACCGCGTACGGATGGGTGCTGGCAACCATGTGCGCATTGGGTTTGGGTCTGGGCTTGTCCATGACCACATACATTTTGGCCATCCAAAATGCCGTTTCCATGCAGGATCGTGGAGCTGCCACCTCCTCTCAGATGTTTTCCCGTTCGATGGGCGGGGCCTTCGGCGTCACCATTCTGGGAGCTGTGATGACATTCCAGTTGAAACGTGCCGTAGAGACGTCCATTCAAGCCCATCAAGGTGAATGGAGCCCGGAAACAATCGACAAGTTGCGGCATATGCAGGGAATCACTTCTCCGGAGTCCCTTGCGCAACTGCCTGCCTGGTTGAATGCTGAAATGGGGAGGTGGCTGGCGCACTCCTTGCACGCGGTCTTTTTGACGGCCACTGTTTTCAGCCTGTTGGCGTTAATCGTGGCTGCCGTATGGATACCCAAAGGAAGTGCGCAATCGATGGCGTTTCCGGAAGAAACGACACCATAA
- a CDS encoding diacylglycerol/lipid kinase family protein produces the protein MKHTVLIVNPNAGDGSLLSTIDEILLRFRRAGMSVSFHQTARPGEGAQIVRAEAENADLIVVGGGDGTLAEMVNALAPLPRRPHMAILPGGTCNDFSRTLGISQDPMEAAEQILSGRERSVDVGFDGRSYFLNFWGIGLITEVSSDIDPKEKERFGRLAYYFNALKHAVNPTPFTLHLEADDVSYHGPAQLLIAGNGAYLGGYRTFFPTSRVDDGLMDVFLVKDASFDSLWSWLRSHWAGKPPEGEDVLYFRTHQMHVETSSPQLIDCDGEKKGTTPATLSVFPDHLTMLVGKQHTF, from the coding sequence ATGAAACATACCGTTCTCATCGTCAATCCGAACGCCGGGGACGGCTCCCTGCTCTCCACCATCGACGAAATTCTCCTCCGTTTTCGTCGGGCGGGCATGTCTGTTTCCTTCCATCAAACCGCACGTCCAGGCGAGGGAGCGCAAATTGTCCGGGCAGAGGCGGAAAATGCCGATCTGATCGTCGTCGGTGGAGGGGACGGTACGTTAGCAGAAATGGTCAACGCATTGGCACCGCTCCCCCGTCGTCCACACATGGCCATTTTGCCCGGCGGCACGTGCAATGATTTTTCCCGCACACTGGGAATATCCCAAGATCCAATGGAAGCGGCGGAGCAAATCCTGTCCGGTCGGGAACGTTCGGTCGATGTGGGGTTTGATGGTCGAAGCTATTTTCTCAACTTTTGGGGGATCGGTCTCATCACGGAAGTATCCTCGGATATCGACCCGAAAGAGAAGGAGCGGTTCGGGCGGCTGGCCTACTATTTCAATGCACTGAAACATGCCGTCAATCCAACTCCGTTTACATTGCATCTGGAGGCGGATGACGTATCCTATCACGGTCCGGCGCAGTTACTCATCGCCGGTAACGGTGCCTACCTGGGCGGTTATCGGACGTTTTTCCCGACGAGCCGTGTGGATGACGGCCTGATGGACGTGTTTCTGGTGAAGGATGCCTCCTTCGACAGTCTCTGGTCCTGGCTCCGCTCTCATTGGGCAGGAAAACCGCCGGAAGGAGAAGACGTTCTCTATTTTCGGACCCACCAAATGCATGTTGAAACCTCCTCGCCGCAATTGATCGATTGCGACGGGGAAAAGAAAGGTACGACACCGGCCACTCTTTCCGTTTTTCCCGACCATCTGACGATGCTGGTAGGGAAGCAGCACACATTTTGA
- a CDS encoding histidine phosphatase family protein, with protein sequence METHLWLIRHGETVYNQERRIQGRLDIPLNENGKEQARLLAEWMRTRPVDAVYASDLKRAVETAEAIARVHGLTVNPLQGLRERSFGEWEGISFEELEEQYPDWKKVWAEGGRYGVERFDELSRRIAEQWEWIARRHPGAHVVVVGHGSSMHAGLMAIAHEQRNELNVRLTNTGVTSVTFHPDHGWQLVRINQTDHLQAVKSADR encoded by the coding sequence ATGGAAACACATTTATGGCTGATTCGCCACGGGGAAACAGTGTACAACCAAGAAAGGCGGATTCAGGGACGTCTTGACATCCCGCTGAATGAAAACGGAAAAGAGCAGGCGCGGTTATTGGCCGAGTGGATGCGCACACGTCCGGTGGATGCTGTATATGCCAGTGATCTCAAGCGTGCGGTGGAAACGGCGGAAGCGATTGCCCGTGTCCACGGGTTGACCGTCAACCCGCTGCAGGGACTGCGGGAGCGGTCGTTTGGGGAGTGGGAAGGCATATCGTTCGAAGAGTTGGAAGAGCAATATCCCGATTGGAAGAAAGTTTGGGCAGAAGGTGGACGCTACGGGGTCGAACGATTTGACGAGTTGAGTCGGCGCATCGCCGAGCAGTGGGAGTGGATCGCCCGACGGCATCCTGGTGCCCATGTGGTCGTTGTCGGCCACGGTAGCAGTATGCATGCCGGTTTGATGGCCATCGCGCATGAGCAGCGCAATGAGTTGAATGTCAGACTGACCAATACGGGAGTGACATCCGTCACCTTCCATCCGGATCACGGTTGGCAATTGGTTCGCATCAACCAAACTGATCATTTGCAGGCGGTAAAATCGGCTGATCGATGA
- a CDS encoding Hsp20/alpha crystallin family protein, translated as MGTMVRSDQPDVKPLARLRQNVSQAIRRFFSDPWEIEDDFLGRAADFLPRINIEEQTDRYVVEAELPGMEAKEIEITVYDGVLTIRGEKRRKTERQDTRLYRVESRYGAFRRSLALPADADLKRIHVENENGMFYITVPKNPDVSRLHISVRNKRDK; from the coding sequence ATGGGCACCATGGTACGATCCGACCAGCCGGATGTCAAACCTTTGGCGCGATTACGGCAAAATGTGTCGCAAGCAATCCGGCGTTTTTTTTCCGATCCCTGGGAGATTGAAGATGATTTTCTCGGAAGGGCCGCCGATTTCCTTCCACGAATCAATATCGAGGAACAGACGGACCGATATGTAGTCGAAGCCGAACTGCCGGGAATGGAGGCAAAAGAGATTGAGATCACCGTCTACGACGGCGTATTGACCATCCGGGGGGAAAAAAGACGGAAAACCGAAAGACAGGACACACGACTCTATCGGGTGGAGAGCCGATACGGCGCCTTCCGTAGATCGTTGGCTCTACCGGCCGATGCAGACCTTAAACGAATCCATGTCGAAAACGAAAACGGGATGTTCTACATCACTGTTCCGAAAAACCCAGATGTCTCCCGTCTCCACATCAGCGTACGGAACAAGCGTGACAAATAA